AAACCCATATTATTCCTGTTAGCTTGTTTAACTGCCTCGCGTAAATTTATGAATTAGGGCTTGATGCTGCTTAAATTCCTGAGTCAATTTATTCCTATCTGCTATTTCAAAATCGACAAATTCAAAACCCGGTGCAACCGTACAACCCACCAACGTATAACCTTCTCCATCCTCAACATAAGCACAAAACCAATCACCCGCAGGAATAACCACCTGGTATTCGGCATCGGGGTCGGATAATTTGCTCCCCAGCTTGTGCTGTTTTAGCACCCCCTGTGGATTGATGCTTAAAATATTGATTGAATTGCCTTCA
The genomic region above belongs to Gammaproteobacteria bacterium and contains:
- a CDS encoding cupin domain-containing protein translates to MASLKKDIELLVNVLQLMPHPEGGYYNEVYRATDKIGVAREKYGDAYRASATSIYFLLKGDDFSAWHKIKSDEIWNYHEGNSINILSINPQGVLKQHKLGSKLSDPDAEYQVVIPAGDWFCAYVEDGEGYTLVGCTVAPGFEFVDFEIADRNKLTQEFKQHQALIHKFTRGS